In Oncorhynchus tshawytscha isolate Ot180627B unplaced genomic scaffold, Otsh_v2.0 Un_contig_1723_pilon_pilon, whole genome shotgun sequence, a single window of DNA contains:
- the LOC121845344 gene encoding extensin-like produces the protein MRSTDYLIQLKQDNHRDNRRDSVLDRYSYLIHLPRDTSDPTQRHIRPYPETHQTLPRDTSDPTQRHIRPYPETHQTLPRDTSDPTQRHIRPYPETHQTLPRDTSDPTQRHIRPYPETHQTLPRDTSDPTQRHIRPYPETHHTLPRDTSDPTQRHIRPYPETHQTLPRDPSDPTQRHIRPYPEKHQTLPRDTSDPTQRHIRPYPETHQTLPRDTSDPTQRHIRPYPETHQTLPRDTSDPTQRHIRTYPETHQTLPRDTSDPTQRHIEIMNPLVLKPFRESLHAWS, from the coding sequence ATGAGAAGCACAGACTACCTGATCCAGCTAAAACAGGATAATCACcgtgacaacaggagagacagtgTATTGGACAGATATTCCTACCTGATCCATCTACCCAGAGACACATCAGACCCTACCCAGAGACACATCAGACCCTACCCAGAGACACATCAGACCCTACCCAGAGACACATCAGACCCTACCCAGAGACACATCAGACCCTACCCAGAGACCCATCAGACCCTACCCAGAGACACATCAGACCCTACCCAGAGACACATCAGACCCTACCCAGAGACACATCAGACCCTACCCAGAGACACATCAGACCCTACCCAGAGACACATCAGACCCTACCCAGAGACACATCAGACCCTACCCAGAGACACATCAGACCCTACCCAGAGACACATCAGACCCTACCCAGAGACACATCACACCCTACCCAGAGACACATCAGACCCTACCCAGAGACACATCAGACCCTACCCAGAGACACATCAGACCCTACCCAGAGACCCATCAGACCCTACCCAGAGACACATCAGACCCTACCCAGAGAAACATCAGACCCTACCCAGAGACACATCAGACCCTACCCAGAGACACATCAGACCCTACCCAGAGACACATCAGACCCTACCCAGAGACACATCAGACCCTACCCAGAGACACATCAGACCCTACCCAGAGACACATCAGACCCTACCCAGAGACACATCAGACCCTACCCAGAGACACATCAGAACCTACCCAGAGACACATCAGACCCTACCCAGAGACACATCAGACCCTACCCAGAGACACATAGAGATAATGAACCCATTGGTTCTCAAGCCCTTTAGGGAATCCCTGCATGCCTGGTCGTGA